The region gatttgatCGTACCTATGCCATAGCTAACatctaagatatatatatatatatgaaatcaaCCAGATAGGATTCACTAAGTGGTTCTTATTTTTAACAAATGCTAAGAGTGATGGAGCCAAGATTTTGGTTTACAGTAGACAAGATTAAAAGATAgggttgataaaaaaaaatgattaaaaaatataagtaacaaaataaataaacaattcgacattatcaaattttataatttgtaAATATCTTCTCTTTATAACTTGTCTTGGTATATTATCGTATTTTATGTTCTTTATCATTTATGTTTTGCACATTGGACAATGAATAGCCAATTTAATTTGGTtgcatatttaaaattatacattttcactcatcttaaaaaatttataatgagCTATAATAAGGGAATTTCTCTTgtataattttcttatttttgaaagaaatttggAAAGTAAAATATAGATAAGAAAAATATACCTTTGAAGATGCATGTCAAAAGTCAGAATGAAGGATCATCTTTCTTTGCTTTACAATAGCGCGCTTAGAATCTATGGATTAACTAAAATCAAACTTTGTAAGACATTTTTATAATTGACAATATTTCCTAAATGATGCAATcaataagaaaatgaatatagcgagggatttttttttatttctttttaagggagaactttacttataacctcTGAATTTACACCCATTTTGAAAgaaggtacctaaactttaaaacatttgaattaagggtattcatttttcaaaaagtttcaatctcaatcatccgttaaaattttccattaaatcctatcaaaaatttcaaaatacccatgtgtttatttttaaaaaaaaattaaaattgaaaagattcagtcattgatatttttacaaattccgttaaattctaaccaacacctaaatccttgcaatttttttttttttttcctaaaatgaatgatgggtattttggaaatttcggtataatttaacaaaaattctaacagatgacTAAGATTGAAACTTTATGAAAAGTAGATATCCTAAATTGAGATGTTTTACGGTTTAAGTACATTCCTTCAAAATGGGTGAAAATTCaagagttataagtaaagttatcattttttttaataaaccatTGGGAGCATACCTTTTAGTCTATTCATTGTCTTTCTGcattaatttttgaattgagATCAATCCCTTTATTCAAAAAGAGTGAAAGTTCaagagttataagtaaagttatCAGTTTTTTAATAAACCATTTGGAGCATACCTTTTAGCCTATTCATTGTCTTTCTGCATTAATTTTTGAATTCAGATCAATCCCTTTATAGAATTCCATTCAATTTTCCAATTCTTTAAAAAGTCGATCACACCTTGAGAGTCATTtatttatgagaaatgctacatactaTATCATCATTATACGTACTCGCAATATCCAACTAGACTAACATGGTTGTACTCGACCAttagcctttattttattttatttttaacaacgGTTAATTGATAGTTATTGCTACATTAGCCCATTACGATGTACATGTAGTATGTAGCGTTACTTTTTATTTCCCAGCTATGAATTTTTGACGCTTTTTCTATCAAATCATTGTACATGTGCAAGAAACTTTACTGATTGGAAACAgtacaaaaatacaaatttgcAGCCCAAATTCAACCTAGTCTTTCTACAATCATAAATGTTGGTTCTTAACACGCTGTGTatacataataaataaaatatgcaaaaatttAGAGACTCAGTCTAGAACTTCACTTTTAATTAGCTTTACAGCAAATATTAGAGTCAAATACATGTATTCATCATTACATTTTACAGCATAGAAATTAaacacagagaaaaaaaaaaaaaaaaaacccctctcTGGCGATAAGTTTTTTCAAACGATATTATCACACACTAACATGATAATTAACTCCTCCCTTGTAAAAATATGGGAGATAAAGTTGGATTATATGTTATTTCTAGCTAGTCTCTTGTTTTGCACCAagagatgatatatatatatatatatataactacgTACGTACGACATATACTATAACCATGAAGCCAAGCACCtgttaactatatatatatatatcttaagtATTAGTACTAGCCCTCTTCCCCAAGATCAGGAAGTTTCAGTTGAGGGTTTTTTTGCATCTCTTCCACAAGATCAGTACTTgcaggaagaggaggaggagtgCTTAGAGTAAGATCAAGATTCAAGTCTGGCAGAAAGGTTTTGTTGCTCTGAAAATCATTCTTAAAATCCAACACCTGATCAATATCCTTGTCATGGCGGTGGAAGTTGAGTAGCTTAGGTGCctgtttttttgttaaaaatggcTTCCCAGCGCCTCCCAGCTGATGGGGTTTCGTAGGATATTTTCCCATCTTCATTAACTTTTTCCTTATATGAGAATTCCAGTAATTCTTTACCTCGTTGTCAGTCCTTCCCGGCAACCTTCCCGCTATCAGCgaccacctatatatatatatatatatatatatatatatatatatatatatatatatatatatatatatatatatatatataaaataataaatttgttaacaattttatagaattcacataatttttttgaaaagtaaagaaGGTAATAATTAATATCAATGAAACAATTTCAGTCACGATTGAAATGAAAATCATCTCCCTTTTCTcctccttaattaattttttcttgtttaatttgttttggataatttttttaaaaaaaaaataaataaataaaaatttagaaatgaTAGCAGACAAATATAAGATATCACACCGGTTCCCGAGGAGAGCATGAAGCCTGATGATTAAATCCTCTTCGTCTTCTCCAAAGTTGCCGCGCTTAAGGTCTGGCCTTAGATAATTTATCCATCTCAGTCGGCAACTTTTCCCACATCGGCGCAACCCTAATCAACAGAAAAACATTAGAACGTACAAagcttgctctctctctctctctctctctctgacttgaATCCTTATTCGTTCTCTACGATATTCATCAATTAATAACAACGATATTTATACTGCTTAGTGAAAAGGAATAATActaacaataaaatttattattattattcttattaatgATGGTGAGAAGAAGGtatccaattaaaaaaaaaaaagatggtgagaagaagaagctagaagtattcatccaaaaaaaaaaagaagaagaagaagaagaagaagaagaatatggaATAGAACGTCTGAAGAGCGTGCAAGCATGTTGTCTCATATGGATGGCATGgctcgagagagagagatggagagagagagagagagggataccAGCAGCCGTAGGAAGGGAACGCCAGCAACCTTCGCCGTGGCTTTGGATGTAATCAATGAGTTTCTGATCTTCTTCCTGAGACCATGCTCCTTTGTTTGTCTCTTCCTTCTCACAGCAAGGTTTCCTCATGGAGTGAGTGAGTGATCTACAGAGAGAATCAGAGATGAAAGCATgcacagagggagagagagagacgaaatGGAAGCCCTACAAACAAAGAGAGGTTGGAAGAGCAATAttgaaaatatatgtttttgtaGATCGTTAGATCGATCTATTTCAGTTTACAGTTGACTTGGACTGGTGGTTTTCCCGTGTTTTCTGTTGTTGATGACAAAGTATGTGGATGTGGTGGGGTGTGAGTGAGTGTGTGTGTTGTTGGTTGCTGCTACCAACCCCTACCTTCTTACCTTCCATTTCCAACTCTAAATCTTGTACGTCTATcagttttttgattttttttttttttttttgggagaatgCCATGCCCCACTAttttaaataactaaaaataattacagAATAATATTCCAGTTTTATTTGTAAATTTAattgcattaattatttttatctgaTGGATACTGAGAATTGTAAccattaatttaggaaaaaaaatcatatttaactcttaagttttcatttatttaaatttagttattatgttttcaattttaaaaataaggtcCCTAAATTttactcaagttttaaatttatctttttatcaCTTTACCgtcaaaattaacaattttttatttgtcataTGTGTCGTCTTACTTGACACGCTAGGGCCTATCTTACCGTCAaagttaattgtttttttttaaccctaCAAATCTAAAATATTTAGATGACAAAGaatatggtttttgtttttggagtttgggtctttttttttttttttatggatgatTAATTTGGTGTTTAATGATATGATATTGACGAGAAGTGCTACactaaccaattttttttttttttccaaaagttgATTTCAAAATAATGTGTCCATCATAAAtgagatctattattttgaaaaatgtgtcatcCTCTCCCACATTATTTAGGAACAttttttgagatgaaaatttgaaaaagtagagcATTTTTCGACATTGATATGAACGCTATTGAGACACATGTGACCTGTGATTGAAAAGTGATAGAGGGAACTTTTTGAAAATTACAGTCatataaaaatccaaaaattattGCTAAGGCGTGAGACCATTGGCCCCTCCGACCACCTTCACCTCCCATCACtagaaaatgaagttaattttttgatttaaaaataaaaaaaataaataaataaaaataaaaaaaataaaaaaaaaagaaagaaaaagaaaatgaagttaattaAGTACGTAGTAGTattaagagagagaagaaataaattattattattattatt is a window of Alnus glutinosa chromosome 4, dhAlnGlut1.1, whole genome shotgun sequence DNA encoding:
- the LOC133866463 gene encoding MYB-like transcription factor 4, translated to MRKPCCEKEETNKGAWSQEEDQKLIDYIQSHGEGCWRSLPTAAGLRRCGKSCRLRWINYLRPDLKRGNFGEDEEDLIIRLHALLGNRWSLIAGRLPGRTDNEVKNYWNSHIRKKLMKMGKYPTKPHQLGGAGKPFLTKKQAPKLLNFHRHDKDIDQVLDFKNDFQSNKTFLPDLNLDLTLSTPPPLPASTDLVEEMQKNPQLKLPDLGEEG